TCAATGTACCACAGTTCATCGCCACACAAAATCCCGATGTCGTTTCGGGCACCTATGGCCTCAATGCGTATCAATTTTCGACGTTGCTGGTCATTTGTGGCGGTCTGCTGTTGGGCGAGGAAGAGTTTCGCAAGCGCGGTAAACTGCGCTTGATTATGGGCCAAACAGCCGTCCTGGTCATTTTTTATCTGCTGCAGTATCGCGCGGCTGTGCCTATTTTTTTGTTGGCGATCATCGTGATGCTGGGCGCTCTCTACGGCAAGCCGGTGCTGAAAGTGCTGATCACCAGCGTGTTTATTATTGCCATCTCTGCGACCACCATATCTTATATCTTGTTGCAGGCGCAGGACGAAACCAATCTCAAGTATGGCGATTGGGAAAAAATTGTGGCGAATCCCACCGCATTCCTGCAATATGGAAAGTTTCAATCCTATACCCAGACGCTCAAGTTGTTCGATGATCGGCCCATGGCGGCACTGGCGGGCGTCGGCCCAGGAAATTATTTGAGCCGGGCTTATTACACGTTCAGCTATGAGTTGGCCGGAAGCAAAGGCAAAGGCGTGGGAGATTTGATCGAGCGGCTTTTTGGCTTATCCGGCCCGCGCTTTACGAAAGTCAGCGAGACTTATGTCGGACACTTTCGCAGCCAGGCGGTTTTGGGCAGCTATCAGCTCTCCAATCCGCACTCCAGCTTTTTGGCGCCGGTGGCTGAGATTGGTGTGCTCGGCGGCTTGATCATCATCGGAATTTATCTCTTTATGACGATCAAATCGTTCAAGCTTTTGCGGCAAGCGAAAGAGATCGCCCCCGAGTTTTTGCCGTTGGCAACGGCATTGGTTGCCGGCTCGGTTTATTTGTTCGGGCTGGCCTTTCTCGATAACTATTGGGAAATGTCGCGCGCCACGCTGCCGGTGTGGCTGCTGTTTTGGGGCACGAGTGCAGGCGTGCAAGTCAAGCGTAATGAGCTTGAGGGCGAGGGGCATATCGAACTTGTCGCGTTGCCGGCGGTCGCGGCAAATGCCGAGAGTATGAATTAAACACGTGGATAGTGGGATTTTTGGATTAATGGATTGATGAAACCAACAATCCAACGATCCCTCAATCCCTCCAACCAATTTTAGACTATGTGTGGTATTGCCGGCATCGTTGGTCAAGCTGATCAACAACTCATTTACAATATGACAGCCGCGTTGGCGCATCGCGGCCCGGATGATTCCGGAGTGCATGTGCTGGCGGAAGACGGCGTTGCGCTGGGCCATCGCCGCTTGAGCATCATCGATCTCAGCGCCGCCGGCCATCAACCCATGACCAATCCTGCCGGCCATCTCACGATTGTCTATAACGGTGAGCTTTACAATTTTCGCGAGTTGCGCGCAGAATTGGAGCAGAAGGGATATACGTTTCGTTCCAACTGCGATACCGAAGTTCTTTTGTGCGCCTATGAAGCGTGGGGATCGCGCTGTCTCAACAAGTTCATTGGCATGTTTGCATTTGCGATTTGGGATGCCAAAAATAAAACCCTCTTTGCGGCGCGCGATCAACTCGGCATCAAGCCGTTTTACTATGCCCTCACCAACGGCAGATTTGTTTTTGCCTCGGAACTAAAAGCGCTTTTGCATGCGCCGGGATTGCGGCGGGAGGTCGACGTTGACGCGATTCACAGCATTCTTTTATTTTTGTGGATTCCCGATCCCAAAACGATTTTTCAAAACATACTGAAATTGCCTGCCGGCCATTATTTGGAGTACCATCAAGGCAAACTCAAGCTCGAGCGTTACTGGGAAATTCCCACGGCGCACACGGATTCCCGGCCGGAAAGCTATTATGTCGACGGCTTGCGCGAACAATTGCAGCAAGCCGTGCAGCGGCAAATGATCAGCGATGTGCCGGTGGGCGCGTTTCTCAGCGGCGGGTTGGATTCGAGCGCTGTTGTCAGCCTGGCGCGCGGCCAGAACAATGGCAATTTTTCGACTTATACCATCAAATTCAGCGAAGAGGATAGCCGGCTGGAGGCCATGCCGGACGATGCCAAATACGCGCGCGTCATAGCCCGGCAATTCGGCACGGAACATCATGAAATTACCATCGCGCCGAATCTCGTGGATTTGTTGCCGAAGATCTTATGGCATCTCGATGAACCGATTGCAGACCCGGCCGCAATCAACACCTATTTGATTGCCAAAGCCGCGAAGGATTCCGGCACGACGGTGTTGCTCAACGGCATGGGCGGCGACGAGATTTTTGCGGGCTATCGCAAACATCTCGCCTCGATGCTGGCAATCACCTATCGCCGTATACCGCAGTTTCTGCGCAAAGCTCTGGTCGAAAGCTTCGTGCATGTTGCGCCGGTGACGTTTTCACAGCGCGGCTGGCGCACGGCGCGCTGGGCCAAGCGGTTCATCAAAAATGCGGGTTGCGATCCGGTCAACAGCTTCATTGGCAGTTATTCTTACTATGACGAAGCCGAGTTTCAGCAACTGTTGGCGCCGGAATTTTACATGCCGCGCGAGCAGACGTATCCTTTACGTCGGCATTTTGAATGCTTCGGCCAGGCCGGCGATTTGGAATACCTCAATCAAATGTGTTTTGTGGACAGCAAGATGTTTTTGCCAAGTTTGAATTTGATGTATTCTGACAAGGCAACCATGGCAGCCGGAGTCGAAAGCCGGCCACCGCTGGCCGATCACAAAGTCGTTGAGTTTGCGTTCAGCATTCCTGCCAAGTACAAGATTCACGGACTGCAATCGAAGTATGTGTTCAAGAAAGCCATGGAATCTTTGCTGCCGCACGAAGTGATTTACCGGCCCAAAGCGCCCTTTGGCGCGCCGCTGCGTTCGTGGGTCAAAAATGGCTTGGAAGTGTTGATGCAGGATTTGTTGAGTGAAGAGCGCATCAAGCGCCGCGGCTATCTCAATCCGGCCTACGTGCAAAGAATCATTGCAGACGATCGTGCCGGGCGGCAGGACAACGCGCATCGCATCTGGGCGCTGTTGACTCTGGAAATGTGGTTTCAAATTTTTGTCGACAATGAAACAAGTCCTCCAAAACTTTAAAACCGGTGAGTTGAAGGTCGAAGACTTGCCGGCGCCGATGCTGCGGCCGGATGGTGTGCTGGTGCGCACACGGTTTTCTCTGATCAGCGCCGGCACGGAGCGCGCCACCGTGGAAGTTGCACAAAGCAGCTTGCTGGGCAAGGCGCAAAAGCGTCCGGATCTCGTGCGCCAAACTCTCGACAATGTGCGGCGCGACGGCGTGCGTGCGACTTATGAAAAAGTTATGAGCCGGTTGTCGATGCTCAAAACGTTGGGTTATTCGTGCGCCGGTGAAGTGGTGGAAAGCGATTGCCCGGAACTTTTTCAAGCTGGCGATCGCGTCGCGTGTGCCGGCGGTGAATATGCCCATCACGCGGAATACGTGTTTGTTCCGAAGAATCTTTGCGCGCCGATTCCTGATAACGTTAGCTATGAAGAAGCAGCCTACACTACGCTCGGCGCCATTGCCTTGCAGGGTGTACGCCAGGCTGAGCCGCAAATTGGTGATTGGGTTTTGGTGTTGGGTCTGGGATTGCTCGGTCAGCTCACGCTGCAAATTTTGGAAGCGAACGGTTGCAACGTTGTTGGCATTGATCTCAGCCCTGAACACGTCGAGCGTGCGCTACAGTCCGGCGCGACTGCTGCGTTTTTGCGGCACACGACAAATCTCGAAGAAAAGCTGCGCGATCTCACCGGCGGCCATGGCTTCGATTCGTGCATGATCACTGCGGCCACCAAAAGCAATGATCCAATTGAATTGAGCGGACGTTTGGCGCGCAAAAAAGGGAAGATTGTGATCGTCGGCCTGGTGAATCTCGATATTCCGCGCAGCCCGTTTTACGAGAAAGAGCTTGACGTGCGCATGTCGTGCAGCTATGGCCCGGGACGTTATGACGCGCGTTACGAGGCCGAGGGCATTGACTATCCTTATGCGTATGTACGCTGGACGGAAAAACGCAATCTCTCTGCTTTCCTGCAACTGGTTGCCAAAGGCAAAGTGAAGGTCAACAATCTCACCACGCATCGTTTTCCCGTCACGCAAGCGGTGGATGCCTATCAGCTTATTCTCGGCAGAGCGCAGGAAAAATATTTGGGCGTTCTGCTGGAATATGCCGCAAGCAACGGCAAGCTTACGCGCAAAGTTTCCCGCGCGCCTGAGGCTCAAATCCCGGCGACCTCAGTGGGCCGGCGCATCGGCTTCATCGGCGCGGGCAACTTCGCGCAATCCTATCTGCTGCCGCAATTGAAACGCGTTCCGGATGTTGCATTCGTGGGCGTTGCCAACATGAATGGTCCCAGCGCCAAGAGCGTTGCCGACAAATTCGGGTTTCGCTATTGCACCACGGATCATCGCGACATCATCTCTGATCCGAATATTGACGCCGTGTTCATCGCCACGCGCCATGATTTGCACGCGCCCCTTGCCATTGCTGCGTTGCAAGCAGGCAAAAGCGTATTCGTCGAAAAACCGCCGGCGCTCAATTTTGAAGAGTTGCATGCGCTCACACAGGCTTATGCTGAGGCCCGGGAAAAGAAATCTGTCAAATTTGCGGTGGGATACAACCGCCGGTTTGCGCCGCTGTCGCATGAAATCAAACAACGCTTCGCGCGCGTGACCGCGCCGCTGGTGGTCAACTATCGTGTGAACGCGGGCTTTCTCGAAGCGAGTCATTGGTTGCATCATCCGCAGATCGGCGGCGGCCGCATCATCGGCGAGGCCTGTCACTTCATCGATCTTGCGCAATTTTTTATCGGCGCGGAGCCGGTTTCGGTTTATGCCGAAGGCTTTGCCTCCAGCAACGGCGACGCAACTCTACCGGATAATGTCATTGCGACGATCCGCTTCAAGAACGGCGGCCTCGCGATGATCACTTATCTCGCCAACGGCAGCAGCCGCATGGCGAAGGAGTATATCGAAATTTTCGGCGGCGGTATGTGCGCGAGTATCGATAATTTCGTTTCAGCAACATTTTTTGATTCCGCCAAAAAGCGGCAACTCAAGCTGCCCGGCAAGGGCTATGCCGAGGAGATTCAAGCTTTTTTTGAAGGCAAGGCACGTGAAGTCCGTGATCTCTTTTCTCCCTCCATCATCACGTTTGAAATTTTGGAATCGCTGCGCACGCGTTCCGCCAGTATCGAGCCGGCTCATCTTGCCTTTGATTGATCCCGCCAGGAATTTGCCACAGATGCCATTGCTCGTTCCAACCACAACAACGTTGCCCGATAAAGCCGCATGCGATCTTGAGGCGGTTCTGGCGACATTCGAATCATGGCTCGCGGCGCAGGATTATCGCGGCTATGATCCGCATGATGCCTTAAACAGCCCCTTTCTTGAATTCCTCACGGGCCGCTCGCGTGTGCTGGGCTTGGTGATGTTGCAACTGCTCAAGCGCTCGCCGGTCAATCTGCGCCCGTTTTTTGGCATAAAGCCGGGCTGCAACGCCAAAGGCATGGGATTGTTTCTCGAAGCTTATGCGCGGCTTTATGCGGCAAGCGGTGAGCAACGTTACCGGCAACGCGCGGAGTCTTTTGCACGCTGGCTCGACGAGAACAGCATTCGCGGCTATCCCGGCGCCTGTTGGGGTTACGATTTCCCCTGGGCGAATCGCCATTTCTATGCGCCGCGCCACACGCCGAACGTCGTTACCACTTCGTTCGTCGGCCACGCCCTGCTGGAATTCTATCAACTCACGCATCATGCCCGCTGGCTGCATCTGGCCAAATCTGCCTGCGATTTCATTTGCCGCGGTTTGAATCGCATTCCTGACGGCCAGACTTTTTCATTCAGCTATACGCCGCTGGATGAGTTTTGCATTCACAATGCCAACATGCTTGCAGCGGCATTGCTGGCGCGGGTGGCGGCGCTCACGAATGACGTTGCCTATTTCGAGCTGGCGGAGAGCAGCATGCGCTATTCGCTCAATCGCCAGCAGCCGGAGGGCGCCTGGCTGTACGGCGAAGCTTGGCACAATCGTTGGATCGACAGTTTTCACACCGGCTATAGCCTGGTTGCACTCAAGCAGTTTATCGATGCCCGGCAAGATGGCATGGGCCGTGAAGCGCTCGCGCGTGGCGCGCGTTTCTATCGGCAAAATTTTTTTGATGCCGATGGTCACGTGAAATACTATCACAATAAAATTTACCCGCTCGAAAGTCACGCGTTTGCCCACGCCTTGATTGCATTGGATGAGTTGCGCGATTTGATCGAAGATGCGGACGAACTCTCAATGCAAATCTTGCAACAATGTCTTAGACTTTTCTGGGATTCATCAGGTTTTTTTTATTATCGCCGCCAACGATTCTTCACTATCAAAACTTCCTTCATGCGCTGGACGCAGGCGTGGATGTTTCTCGGGCTGACGCGCGTCTACGCACGTGAAGTGAGGGAGTGATGAATTTCGGCAATCTATCAACGTGCAGCCAGCGACCAGCAACGAGTAACGAGTAACCAGCATCCAGCAACCAACAACCGCATGTTTTGGTTTGATCTCGACAATTCTCCCCACGTTCCCCTGTTTCGCCCGATTTTTGCCGAGCTGCAAAAAAGAAACAAGGCGTATTTCATCTCGGCGCGCGACTTTGCCCAGACCAAGGATTTGTTGACGCTGTGGAATATTCCGCATGCCCTGCTTGGCAAGCATGGCGGCAAGGGTAAGCTGGGTAAAATCGTCAATCTGTTTCAGCGCGCGCAGGCTTTGACGCGAGTTGTGCAAGGCAAACCTGTCAGCCTGGCTGTCAGTCATGGCTCACGCACGCAACTTGTTGCAGCGAAACGGCTCGGCATTCCGGCGGTTTTGATGCTAGATTATGAATACACCGAGGCCAGAATTTTCAACACGCTCGCCACGTATCTGCTGATGCCGGCATTCATTCCCGAGCGGCGCTTGTCGGACGCCGGCTTCAAGCTGCAAAAAGTCGTTCGCTACACCGGTTTCAAGGAAGAAATATACATGCGCGACTTCGTTCCCGATCCGGGCTTTCGCAAGTCTCTGCAAATCGATCCCGGCACGACCCTCATCACCCTGCGCCCGCCGAGCCTGCTGGGGAATTATCACGACGAAAAAAGCGAAATGCTTTTTCGCGCGAGCCTCGATTATTTTTCCGCACACGACAACACACATTGTCTCATCGTCAACCGCACGGAAGCCGAACGCAAGCTTGTCGATGAAACGCTGGCGCAACGCAAAAATATTTCATTCCTGCGCTGGCCGGTTGACGGCCTGCAACTGTTATGGGCTTCCGATGTCGTGATTAGCGGCGGCGGCACGATGAATCGCGAAGCGGCTTTGCTGGGGGTTCCCGTTTTCAGCATTTTTACCGGGCGCCGGCCGTACCTCGATGAATATTTGCACGAACACGGGCGTCTCACCTTCATCAACGAGGTCCGGCAGATCGAGAGCATACCCGTCGTGAAACGTCCGGCGAACGGCGCTTTCAAGCCCACGAATGGCCAACTGCCGGCGCAGATTACGGAACTTCTCATGGATTTGAAGCAAAAGGGACAAGCATGAGGTGCTGGCCATGTTAACGGCATTAAAACATGCGCGCTATAAATATATTCTCGGCTTCCTGGATTGGGCGGCGATCAACACCTCATTCATTTTGGCGCTTGCCTTTGGAGCCGATCCGCAATTGCATTCATTTGACTCGGTGCTGGCGGCGCACCAGCCGGAACTTCTGTTTTGCGCATTGTATGGCGCGGTTGTGATTTTGATCTTTCAGCATTATGAGATGTATCAAATGAATGTGTTCTTGTCGATCGCCGATCATACCGTGCGCATTGGCAACGGCATTTTTGCCGCCGTCTTGGGGCTTACGCTCTTCTCGTTTATCAAGAATGCCCAGGTTATTATCGCCAGCCGTTTCGCGCCGTTCAGTTTTATCTTGATCAGTTTTGCGCTGCTGGTGTTCAGCCGCATCGTGCTCTTTCGCACGCTGTTCCTTTTTCTGACCAAGAATAATTTCTATCGCCGTTCCGTATTGATTCTCGGTGGCCGCACCACCGGCAGAATGATGGCCGCCAACATCCGCATGCAAAATCCCTACGGTTTGCGCGTCATTGGATTTCTCGATGACAGTTTATCTCCCGGCGCGCGTGTATTCGAGCAGCTCCGCGTTCTGGGCAAAATCGATGAATTGGAGACCATCGTCACGCAGCGCCACATCGAAGAAATTTTGGTTTGTTTGGATGATGTCACGCCGCAGCAACTGCTTGACGTGCTCGAGCGCTGCGCCAAAACCTCCGCAGCGGTTAAGATTGCCTCGCCGCTTTATGAAGTTGTGCCGGAACGCATTTCAACCGAGCGGTATGGCAACGTACCGGTTGTCGGTTTCACCACGCCGCGACCACGATACTTGCAAAGAACCTTGAAACGATTCTTCGATCTCGTGCTGGCGACTCTCGGCCTGATTGTGCTGGCGCCGGTGATGGCCGTCATTGCGCTGGCAATCAAGCTGGATTCGCCAGGCGCAGTGTTCTTTCGCCAAATACGCATCGGCAAAGACGGAAAGCCGTTTCACTTTTACAAATTCCGCTCGATGGTGGCAGGCAGCGACAATGATGAAGCGCGCAAGCGCAGCATGTTGAATTTCATGCGCGGGCAAAACGGCGCAGCCTCACGAAACGGCTCGACGAAAATCGTGAATGAAGCGCGCATTACGCATGTGGGCAAATTCATTCGCAAAACCAGCCTGGATGAATTGCCGCAATTGTTCAACGTCTTGCGCGGCGACATGAGCCTGGTGGGGCCGCGGCCCTGTTTGCCCTATGAATGGGAGAATTATGAAGATTGGCACAAGAAACGGTTGAGTGTGACGCCCGGCTGTACGGGAGTCTGGCAGGTGAGTGGGCGCAGTTTAGTCGGGTTTGACGACATGGTCATTCTCGATTTGTATTACATTCAAAATGCCTCGTTGCTGCTGGACTTGCCGCTGATTCTGAAAACCATCCCGGTGATGCTTCTCGGAAAAGGCGCGAAATGATGATGAGAGGAAATGATATGAAAATCGGCGTCGTCGGTTTGGGCTATTGGGGGCCGAATTTAGTGCGAAATTTTTTTGCCGCCGAGGGCGTGCAAGGCGTAGTGTGTTGTGATGTGCAGGAATCCCGTTTGCAAAAAATTAAGAAAAGCTTTCCGCATGCGGAAGTGACAAACTCCTTCGAAAGCTTGTTGCACCGCGAAGAGGTCGGCGCGATCGCGATTGCCACGCCGGTATCGACGCATCAT
This portion of the Cytophagia bacterium CHB2 genome encodes:
- the asnB gene encoding asparagine synthase (glutamine-hydrolyzing); this encodes MCGIAGIVGQADQQLIYNMTAALAHRGPDDSGVHVLAEDGVALGHRRLSIIDLSAAGHQPMTNPAGHLTIVYNGELYNFRELRAELEQKGYTFRSNCDTEVLLCAYEAWGSRCLNKFIGMFAFAIWDAKNKTLFAARDQLGIKPFYYALTNGRFVFASELKALLHAPGLRREVDVDAIHSILLFLWIPDPKTIFQNILKLPAGHYLEYHQGKLKLERYWEIPTAHTDSRPESYYVDGLREQLQQAVQRQMISDVPVGAFLSGGLDSSAVVSLARGQNNGNFSTYTIKFSEEDSRLEAMPDDAKYARVIARQFGTEHHEITIAPNLVDLLPKILWHLDEPIADPAAINTYLIAKAAKDSGTTVLLNGMGGDEIFAGYRKHLASMLAITYRRIPQFLRKALVESFVHVAPVTFSQRGWRTARWAKRFIKNAGCDPVNSFIGSYSYYDEAEFQQLLAPEFYMPREQTYPLRRHFECFGQAGDLEYLNQMCFVDSKMFLPSLNLMYSDKATMAAGVESRPPLADHKVVEFAFSIPAKYKIHGLQSKYVFKKAMESLLPHEVIYRPKAPFGAPLRSWVKNGLEVLMQDLLSEERIKRRGYLNPAYVQRIIADDRAGRQDNAHRIWALLTLEMWFQIFVDNETSPPKL
- a CDS encoding zinc-binding dehydrogenase, giving the protein MKQVLQNFKTGELKVEDLPAPMLRPDGVLVRTRFSLISAGTERATVEVAQSSLLGKAQKRPDLVRQTLDNVRRDGVRATYEKVMSRLSMLKTLGYSCAGEVVESDCPELFQAGDRVACAGGEYAHHAEYVFVPKNLCAPIPDNVSYEEAAYTTLGAIALQGVRQAEPQIGDWVLVLGLGLLGQLTLQILEANGCNVVGIDLSPEHVERALQSGATAAFLRHTTNLEEKLRDLTGGHGFDSCMITAATKSNDPIELSGRLARKKGKIVIVGLVNLDIPRSPFYEKELDVRMSCSYGPGRYDARYEAEGIDYPYAYVRWTEKRNLSAFLQLVAKGKVKVNNLTTHRFPVTQAVDAYQLILGRAQEKYLGVLLEYAASNGKLTRKVSRAPEAQIPATSVGRRIGFIGAGNFAQSYLLPQLKRVPDVAFVGVANMNGPSAKSVADKFGFRYCTTDHRDIISDPNIDAVFIATRHDLHAPLAIAALQAGKSVFVEKPPALNFEELHALTQAYAEAREKKSVKFAVGYNRRFAPLSHEIKQRFARVTAPLVVNYRVNAGFLEASHWLHHPQIGGGRIIGEACHFIDLAQFFIGAEPVSVYAEGFASSNGDATLPDNVIATIRFKNGGLAMITYLANGSSRMAKEYIEIFGGGMCASIDNFVSATFFDSAKKRQLKLPGKGYAEEIQAFFEGKAREVRDLFSPSIITFEILESLRTRSASIEPAHLAFD
- a CDS encoding DUF354 domain-containing protein, with the translated sequence MFWFDLDNSPHVPLFRPIFAELQKRNKAYFISARDFAQTKDLLTLWNIPHALLGKHGGKGKLGKIVNLFQRAQALTRVVQGKPVSLAVSHGSRTQLVAAKRLGIPAVLMLDYEYTEARIFNTLATYLLMPAFIPERRLSDAGFKLQKVVRYTGFKEEIYMRDFVPDPGFRKSLQIDPGTTLITLRPPSLLGNYHDEKSEMLFRASLDYFSAHDNTHCLIVNRTEAERKLVDETLAQRKNISFLRWPVDGLQLLWASDVVISGGGTMNREAALLGVPVFSIFTGRRPYLDEYLHEHGRLTFINEVRQIESIPVVKRPANGAFKPTNGQLPAQITELLMDLKQKGQA
- a CDS encoding sugar transferase is translated as MLTALKHARYKYILGFLDWAAINTSFILALAFGADPQLHSFDSVLAAHQPELLFCALYGAVVILIFQHYEMYQMNVFLSIADHTVRIGNGIFAAVLGLTLFSFIKNAQVIIASRFAPFSFILISFALLVFSRIVLFRTLFLFLTKNNFYRRSVLILGGRTTGRMMAANIRMQNPYGLRVIGFLDDSLSPGARVFEQLRVLGKIDELETIVTQRHIEEILVCLDDVTPQQLLDVLERCAKTSAAVKIASPLYEVVPERISTERYGNVPVVGFTTPRPRYLQRTLKRFFDLVLATLGLIVLAPVMAVIALAIKLDSPGAVFFRQIRIGKDGKPFHFYKFRSMVAGSDNDEARKRSMLNFMRGQNGAASRNGSTKIVNEARITHVGKFIRKTSLDELPQLFNVLRGDMSLVGPRPCLPYEWENYEDWHKKRLSVTPGCTGVWQVSGRSLVGFDDMVILDLYYIQNASLLLDLPLILKTIPVMLLGKGAK